A region from the Aegilops tauschii subsp. strangulata cultivar AL8/78 chromosome 5, Aet v6.0, whole genome shotgun sequence genome encodes:
- the LOC141022732 gene encoding uncharacterized protein, with the protein MEESVLARVGKKLPVAHGGLGGLSHPHSAAATPKIPLGIHPQPTSLLLPDPSNHHSPRRPPRSPRREPGRGAPCRLPPPRPRAHSRGAVAVTPRPAPLCSARLGPVTPRPAPLCSARLGPAAGLDDLKQARPPERPSPEETPCRLRPCHLRPDPEVRRPSPSPQSRVAAALLRPRRVSRAPELHLACPPPRPHGRSNRTGGRAPKPSSRAPPPSTSRSFFVSLVAVTCPLLPSFSCSSSPLSLIPLVFSLTRRASCRQHRRRWTPDAQIRSPSLPRRRPCRRRLHRFLTRTAPLQFVSSASLCPIWSPLTASIGWVTAAQAQLPSPASPAPRVPAGPICRCR; encoded by the exons TTAGGAGGCTTGTCCCATCCCCATTCGGCCGCCGCCACTCCCAAAATCCCCCTCGGGATCCATCCCCAACCTACCAGCCTCCTCCTTCCCGATCCATCCAACCACCACAGCCCACGCAGACCTCCCCGTTCCCCTCGTCGCGAgccagggagaggagctccctgCCGCCTCCCACCTCCTCGTCCCCGTGCCCACAGCCGCGGAGCTGTAGCCGTCACGCCAAGGCCGGCGCCCCTCTGCTCAGCTCGCCTCGGACCAGTCACGCCAAGGCCGGCGCCCCTCTGCTCAGCTCGCCTCGGACCAGCAGCAGGTCTGGACGACCTCAAGCAGGCACGGCCACCCGAGAGGCCTAGCCCCGAGGAGACCCCATGTCGCCTTCGTCCTTGCCATCTCCGGCCAGATCCGGAGGTTCGCCGCCCCTCTCCGTCCCCGCAGTCCCGCGTTGCCGCCGCCTTGCTCCGTCCTCGCCGGGTCTCTCGCGCGCCCGAGCTCCACCTTGCGTGTCCGCCTCCTCGTCCTCATGGCCGAAGCAACCGAACAGGAGGCCGAGCGCCCAAGCCCAGCAGCCGTGCGCCTCCTCCCTCGACCAGCCGGAGCTTCTTcgtcagcctcgtcgccgtcacGTGCCCCCTCCTCCCATCCTTCTCCTGCTCGTCTTCCCCTCTGTCTCTCATCCCTCTCGTTTTCTCTCTGACCAGGAGAGCTAGCTGCCGCCAACATCGCCGGAGATGGACCCCCGACGCCCAGATCCGCTCGCCTTCACTGCCTCGGCGCCGTCCCTGTCGCCGTCGTCTTCATCGGTTCCTGACGAGGACGGCACCCCTCCAGTTCGTCTCGAGCGCCAGTCTTTGCCCGATCTGGTCCCCGTTGACCGCGAGCATTGGCTGGGTCACAGCTGCGCAGGCCCAGCTCCCTTCGCCCGCGAGCCCAGCTCCACGCGTCCCTGCAGGCCCAAT ttgcaggtgccgatga